The DNA segment TTTTTTTAGATAGCCATCTCTTCATCCACCGAACCAAACGCACGCTTACTGTCTTACTACCCAAATGACCAGCAACTGAATTTCTGTTTGTAAGGCACACCATCTCTTTTTAATCGAACAGAACATCACAGGTCCATCATctgatttttataaaaaaatttgataGGACGAGGCCTCGCATGCCGTAAATTATGGGTAAGGGTCTACAAATATTCTAGATAATACCATAGTGATCGACATGGACCATTAGAGATGGTACCGCCAATAAAGAGGAATATTATTCATTCAGAAGCAAATATCATGGTTTTCTCTGACTGTATATACAATTCACTAAGAGCTGGCATATTATTATTGATCAACAATGGTTATCCGAACTACTGGACTCCATGTTAAAAAAGGCAGTAAACATGATGTCATGATTGTCTAGATAGTCACTCAGTGCATCCTTGTGATCCCTTGATGATTTGATACGTACCATGAGCATGTACTACATCACCAGGAACTTTCGGCACAATACTAAGAATTCTCACCCCAAAAAAAACATCCAAAGCACAAATAAGGACAAACTCTCCTATTCATACATCTCTGTGGTGCCATGGCTGTTACAAGTAGAAGTGTAGAACCAGGGTTTCAAAGGAAATCCTAAAACTTCATGAAAGATAAAGGAAAAGACGACCAATTCTTTTTCTTCATTTGTCTCTGAACCACAGTAAAAAACCTCCTTCAAGTACAAAGTACTGTAAGGCCagtttttatttcttcaaatgCATTGCTGAAGCAGCCTTAATAATGAGCAATAATTTCAAGCCTCACTGAGTTTAATTGTTCTTGGAGATGAAGGTTAGGTAATACCAAGCTGCACACGCCAGGCCAAGCACAAACAATGGGAGTAGGAAGTCTAGGAAGGTATTCGGATTAGGAGAGCCTTTGTTCCCTTGCATTGTCCTGGAATTTGGTGGCACATCGAAGCTCCCAGAGTCTATGGCCTTTGATGCACTTGGAGGAACGTAGCCCTCGATGCTTCCGATCAGGTAGCTGTCCATCATGCTGATGGCTGATGTGCTGTGTCCCACCTCTTCAAATGCCTCCGTGGCATCCCCAGAGGCTACAAGAATTTATTAATGCCAGAGGAAACCAAGCTTAGCATCTTGTTGACAATTGGACGAAATCCATTTTTgaatttatctaattcaaattCATGTTGTACGTGCAAATATTAAAGTTTGTGTTCTTTACTTCAATTAAAATAACATGTGTAATTTAAAGGGAATAAGTATCATGGAATCAGTGCTCTGGTTACATTTGGAATGACAAAGTTAGCATGATTAGCGAGGCTTGAAGATTTGACCTAGAGGAAAGCAGCATTTGGAAACAGAAAGAATATGTTAACTTCCATGCCTTGGTCTCTCTTGGGCACAATATATTTCACCCACTTGTCCAACTGTTGGTAAGCAGCTTTGGGATACCCAAATCTTGCATTTTTTGTTTTCCAACAATTGAATCTGGATacttattaataaaaataatagaaacATGATATTAGCGTACTAGTGATATATAGCAAAAATCATGACAGTATCACCTATTCAATCATTCATAGGATGGGTACGATTTCAATTAGTAACAAGAAATAGTCACATGGTCTGGACAGATTACTTACTTTTAGACTAACAAGGATAGACCTCTGATCATGAGACTTGGGTATACAAGTAAAGAACATTAAATGGTAATTTGAGTGTATCTAGTACATTTTTATCTTGTAACCATCCCAACTGCTATTTTCCAGAATGAACTTCAGTATGTAACTTGATTGTTCATGTAGTAGTTAAATTAACTTGCAGATCAATTCAGTTCTCGCGGCACGGTTTCACTTGTGAAAAGAGCTATGTCATGAGCTATTGCTAGTAGTTTGATGTAGTCACCAGAAATGAGGAAATTGGTACTCGTGAACAGAAAAAGATGCCAAGAAAATGAAGCTGAAAAAGGGAAAGTAAAGACAATGGGCATAATCTTAGCTTACCAGATGCGTGGAGGAGGACATCCTCTCCGCCAGGGTGATCCTCTAAGAACTTGGTCACATCATACACCTGAAATCAGCCAACAAAACCATCAGAGTCGGACCAAACCCAATCAGATCTCTCCCCTACTGAACCAAGAAAAGCGCAACGAAGATCTCTTTGCTTGCCATTGACCCCGACCTTGCCGTGGATGACGACCCAGCAGTTCTTCCTGGACGCGTGGAGGGAAACCTCGGACGGGGCGAAGAGCTTCTTGGCTTCCTCTGCCATGGAGAGAAATATCGATGCCCTCTTTTGCTTGCCCTTAACTTCCCGATGGGGAGGAGACAGATATCGAGGCGCTGACAGAAATTTCGGTGGCTTGGAGCAAGCGGTGGTGAAGCAGAGCTGAGGTGAGCACGCCAAGAGAGCTGCCTGTTTTGTCTCTGCTCACCGGTTGGTCAGGGCTTGGTTGGTGGTGGCTGGGTGGCTCGTCGGAGAAGACGCGGCGAGGCACCCACCTGCCACGGCCGGAAGTGGGCCGTACTTCGAATGTGGGCTTGGGTTGTGCTGCCAAAAGCACAGACCACTTCGGCCCGCTGTGTCGTCAGTTGCCACCTCTTGGTCTCTGAAAAGGGAAAATTTTGGCGCCTCTTTTCTCGTCCATTCATTTGGCCCAAAATATTGTCCCCACAACATTAGGTTTTACAAAAAAACCTCGGATTGGGCCTGATTTGGCTGGCCTCGACCTTTTAACCAAACCAAGCCAAGTTTCCTTTAgatttcgttttctttttttttttaagataagggTCCCTTGACCCGGCCTTCTTGTCCCTTGACCCGGCCTTCTAGGATGCCAATTTGTGGATGCCAGAGATTGATCTCTGGTCGGCTAGCTCCCACCTTGAGTTTTTACCAACTGCTCTACGAGCAGCTTCCTAGATCTCGTTTTCTTAACGAGAGTTAGTTGTGAGCCGCTCAGGTAGCTCGTTAGGCTCCATATATGTGATAACCTCAAACTCAGAGTTCAACAATTTAGTGATCTTATTGTGTTtggacaaactcagcttgctTGCCATCCAACCTGTAAGCCAAGCCTAGCtttcgaaaaaaaaactaagtgtCGAAACATCTACATTATGTGTATTTATTGACCCACAACAGTGAATTCTGTAATGTTGTTATGAGTTATCATTCTAGATATTACTAACATGATTAAATATTGTTGAAGTGATTAATCTCACATGGACTCTCGACGTTGAAATTGAAGTACTATGGTGAGTTGAACAATCCAGCTCGAGCTTCTTGACGAACTAGGCCGAGCTCTCTTTTTAGCTTGTTAGAGTATCTCCAAGAGACTCTTTATTTAACTTCCTATAGTTAAATTTAGGGATTTATAGACCAAAATCACTCTTCAACAGACTCTGTGTCTGCTTCCCTATCTTTAAAGACTCCCTATCCATCCCCTTTCAACCCCTATATTTGGAGAGCAATTCCCGTTCCCTATCCGTTTGCTTGTgaagaggaaagagagagatgaCGGGTGGGGTCCATCTGTCGGTGATACAGTAGAGGATATATAGTGAATGTGATATTGGGTGTTtgttggagatgaaggagaTTTAGGGATGAAATTTTTTTAGGATGGCTCCTTATATGGAGATATAGGGAATGAGTTTTAGAGAGTCTTTTGGAAATGCTCTTAGTCTTGACGAGCGGAGCGAGCTCGCTTTAATGAACCAAGCCTTAACTAGTTGAGCCCCTGTTTCATCCAGCCCTGCACCACATCAGCCTCACCGCCGTCGTGGGCCACCTGTCGTTGGTGTTGCCGCAGCGCCCAGGGAGAGCTGGTACACGCGTCTCCCTCTCGGCGTTTCTTTGTTTATTATATATAATTGTCTCTGCATTCTTAATTCTTTCATGTTGCAATCTGCAAccctatatgtatgtatacataggAAGGAATCAATTCGACTGCTCGTTCCCCACTAGGGAGGGGATGGAAATCGAATCCTTACTCAGGTCAACGTGCCCCAATTCAGGTTTGTATGATTGATTAGACATCTGCTTTACAACTAGTAGTATTGTTACTCCATCTCATTATATAAATGTAGCAGTATTGTTACATTCAGTCCCTTTTTATCCTTTTGCACTTGAGGAACTTTGTCCATTGTAGTCTCAGCAAGCAGAATGCTTATTTGTTAATATATGCATGGTGCAGATCTCACTAATATGTCAAATTCGACTTGTACCACCCGGGCATGTTTGGACAGGGCGATTAGGATCCAAACACCCTCTTAATATGATTTAGTTCTAATAATTTTACAATAGTCCCCCTCTCCAAGTAGGCCCTTAGGGTTTGCTATGGGAATTTCTAGGATTTAGTCCAGATCCCCCTATCCGAACGCTAAGGTTTCCTATCTTAGAAGGGTTCCATGGTAGTGTTGGTGTTCTAGATATTTGTATTGTTAGCGATAGCAGCTGCCTCCCTATACCACTTCAACACGCCAATTGTCCTCAACGGATCTTCTTAGTCTTTCTGCTGTTAGCTCAACTTCTCTCGCAGAATGCAAGCCCCCAAGCATTATGGTTTTGGCTGCAATATGATTATCGAGTGAACTCGAACCATCAGGCAGGCGGGCATTAAAAGatcccactcccatttgtactcGTTTTCACCGCAATATTGATCTGACACGTCATAATGACCGCCCATCCCTGTTTGCAGagacgagacaagccataacgccatcatgacttTCACCAAACATGCTACGCGCCCGAGGCGACGCCATCGTTTCGGATCTTGACGGCTACGTTTACACAGTACAACCTGTTTCcaccgctataaatagaggggactcgaagctgtTTGTCCGtcgtctcctttgtttcctttgcctaTTGCCTCCTAAGACTCATAGAGCTTAAAGCCATAGTCTCCACTCCATATCCGCCTCTTGTGCCAATCCaagaagtcctctcccctaggTTCCTGAGGTCATTATCATCACGTCCTCCGATGACAAGGACTCGAGTAGCGGGCCTCAGAAGGAGAGGGGTGAAGCATCCACCGTAGATCATCGCCGCCCCCTCACTCAGTGCGTTCACCGTTACATCAATACCTATGCTTCGACGCATCGCTCTGCaccggagaggaatgaggatggtggtgacctcgaccggatcatcgaccaagccgccatTGAGGTCTTCGGCAGTGGAACCCCGAGTCGTCGCTGGCGAAGGAGGCACAGTCACCTTCTCCGTCAACAACCACCAGATCGCCTTCACGCCAGGCAGAAGACCACTTAGCATCACCTGCTtcggtcagcagctccagcagggccttcaCCTCGACCACTTTTtctggcccttatgctggtcggtAGCTGATTCCTAGGGAGCTGCCatccgagggaggagtataaaaggttcctcaaCTTGTTCAAGGGCGAATGAGGGTTcatacgcttccaaacttttggaggttgtggatcttcactatttgctagagctaggtggatcctttctgctaattttgcactagccatgTGGTTATCAAGTAGCTAaccgaatcgaatgtaatcAACTTACATGTAatctaccttttctatgaataaaacttttggaGCTAGTCAATATTCCACGAGTGCTCAAGTATCTCatcatttggagtagatagtcgtACTAACCCAGGTATAgtgactttgactactatgtaggATCCTTCCCGcttaggtgataacttttgGTGTCGGGtctatttctgcacctttcgtaggacaaggtccccagcagcgagttCTCTGGGTTTAATTCTAtagctttgatatctacgcaatgcctgttgatacttagccgctcgaatagatgctcgatctcggtactcctcgagtaaatttatggcATCCGCTCGTAGTTGCTCCTACCCTTCTTCGAAGTAACTTTCCACTTGAtgtgatccgaactgcaacttAGTCGGGAGCATCGCTTCctctccataaaccaagaagaacggagtttcaccgATGGCTCTATTGGTCGAAGTATGAATGGCCCATATTACTgagggaagctctttcacccatcgtttcgagtaggcttttagcttgtcgaagacccgagttttgatgccctgtaaAACTATTCCATTAGCACGTTCGACTTGACTgttactctgcgggtgagctaTTGAGGCCAAATGAGTTTGATATTgaattcttcacagaatgcaataaaggttccacttctgaactggctaccgttatccataattatccgaTGTAGAATgctgaatcgagtaattatacgGCCCACGAACTGCACTGCGAAGGGTGTAAGCTCCACTGCCTATTTTCCTATGCGTCTTGTCACCTCTTGATTGTGGAACATGTAGCCCAATGGGTATGAGGTTAGTGTGGTGATGTCGTGGGCGAGGAAGTAGTGCCAAAGCTTGTCGTAGGTTATCAAAAGTGCATATGCCACCTTTTCGAGCTAtgtgtagcgtgtcttggccTTAGCTAGGGCCTCCGAAACGTAGTAAACCACCCTCTAATTGGGgccttccttttcttcctcccgTACGAGTACGGTGCTTACAGCGAAGGTGGAGGTGGATAGGTACAGGAGGAGCCTCTCACCGAGATGGGGTATAGCAAGCGTCTTGAGGTTGGACGGGTGGCCTTGAGGGCCTCAAAGGCGTCCTAACACTCCTTTGTCCACGTGAATGGCCTGGAGCCCCTCAATGTTTTAAAGAACGGaaggttgtgctcagcggactTGGCAAGGAAACGGCTGAGGGCTGCTAGGCGACCGGCCAGGCGTTAGATCCCCTTCGATGTGGTGGGGAGTGCCATCTCTGTGATGTCATGGATTTTGCTAGCGTTAGCCTCAATGCCACGCCTAGAGATGAGGCACCCTAGTAATTTCCTAGCTTTAGCACCAAAGACGCACTTCTTTTGGTTAAACTGTACGCCAGTGACCTAGAGGTTGTTGAAGGTTTCCTATAGGTTCGCAACGTGGTTAGCTTCAATCTTGCATTTAACGACTATGTCATCAACGTAGGCCTCCATGTTGTGGCCTAACTGTTGTTCCAGGATCTTTTGTACTAGACAGGAGAAGGTGGCTCTGCCATTTCAAAGGCCAAAATACATCTGGACGTAGCAGTACACTCtaaagggggtaatgaagctggtcttgccaTCATCCTCAGCGACCATCCAAACCTAGTGGTATCTGGAGTATGCGTCCAGAAAGCTGAGCAACTCGCAG comes from the Phragmites australis chromosome 22, lpPhrAust1.1, whole genome shotgun sequence genome and includes:
- the LOC133905266 gene encoding uncharacterized protein LOC133905266; the encoded protein is MAEEAKKLFAPSEVSLHASRKNCWVVIHGKVYDVTKFLEDHPGGEDVLLHASASGDATEAFEEVGHSTSAISMMDSYLIGSIEGYVPPSASKAIDSGSFDVPPNSRTMQGNKGSPNPNTFLDFLLPLFVLGLACAAWYYLTFISKNN